The DNA window CAGCAGGGACGCGGCGACGACGAAAACCGTCGAGGTCCTCATGTGTTACTCCTAGCTACGGAAAACTGCGGAGAACTGCGGAATCGCTGTGGAGATCACGTCGAAAGGACGCGCACCGCGTACTCTGCCGAGGTTTTCCGGGTCGAAAAAAGGGCCTTGCCCGGCCGGAATTAAATGCCGACCGAATGGCGTCCACTGTGGGAATTACGCCGTCCGGTGGGTGCTCGCCCGGCCATTCGGTCTCTCCCGGTGGGGCGTCCGGGGGCGGTGGCGGCGTAACCGCCACTGACGGATGCCGCCACCTCACGGGTCCGGGAAGTCGTCGCCGAGGAGGTCGCGGAGCCTGCTCAGGGCCCGGGTGTTGCGCATCTTCACCGCGGAGACGGAGAGGCCGAGGATCGCCGCCACGGTGTCCACGCTGTGGTCCTCGGCGTGCCGCAGAACGAGCACCGCGCGGTCCTCGACGCTGAGCCGGGCCAGCGCGTCGACCAGGGCTATCCGCAGCTCGGGCGTGCCGGCGCGGGCCGGATCGGGCGGCTCCGGCGGGTCGGCCAGGACGATCTCGGAGCCGCTGCGGCGCCGCTGCTGGTCGAAGACGGCGTTCATCAGGACCCGCCTGCTGTACGCCTCCAGGTTCGTGCCGTCGCGGATCCGCTCCCACGCCGCGTACATCC is part of the Actinoplanes missouriensis 431 genome and encodes:
- a CDS encoding SigE family RNA polymerase sigma factor; translated protein: MTETGIAATPAPGTGVRTGWGAARRRAKAARDQEFTAFVESTGTRLRRSAYLMCRDWHLAQDLTQQTFTRMYAAWERIRDGTNLEAYSRRVLMNAVFDQQRRRSGSEIVLADPPEPPDPARAGTPELRIALVDALARLSVEDRAVLVLRHAEDHSVDTVAAILGLSVSAVKMRNTRALSRLRDLLGDDFPDP